Part of the Gopherus evgoodei ecotype Sinaloan lineage unplaced genomic scaffold, rGopEvg1_v1.p scaffold_33_arrow_ctg1, whole genome shotgun sequence genome, ggccctatcagtgcggcAGGACTGCATGAACTCGGCGAACATGTCTTCTTGAGTTcgttttttctgccttctaatctggaccagcctctgggatggagtagataggggccatgttgaaacatttgcacctttgggaggagagaaagggatggtagtatattaaaatataactttcagagaacaaaggggacactttggtatgagtaagccatcacacacagccaggcaacagaattcagcttgcaggcagtcTAGGGGCACGcaggggttctgcttcttctacattcatttcaatgttttcaaactgctgggacccctttcccatagcaagcaatgcctggtggatTTGCCATAAAGAAGGGTctgtgggctctctgggatgatcacttcacacaacacccaacccccctctccctctgcaccCACTGCATGGCTCCGATGAGGCTTTGAGCAGGGATGAGTCCTTTTAACTATACGCAAACAGTAAACTCGAGCCAGGAATACAGCTCAGGACTTCCAATGCTCCGTCCTCTGTTTTATCCTGATTTCCATGTTTGCTGCATGTGGCTtcgatcaggctctcactcaccagaagtatcCTCTCCAGGGTTATGGTCCAGAAGCTGGCCTTGAGAGTCAGGGGAGACTATTGGCTCCAGCGTTAAGTATAGTTCCTGGATGGGGGGGAAATGGATTCCCCACTTGCAACCTGCGCActgttctcctcctcttcctcctcttcctcctccaatgACCCTTCATCCTCACTACATGctactccccccttgcaggtgtccacggacagtggtggggtattGTTGACATCACCCCCCCCGTAGTTGCATGCAGCTCATGATAGAAGTGGAATGCATGGGGTTGTGACCCAGAGCACccgtttgcctccctggctttttgatATGCTTttctgagctccttgatttttgtacaacACTGTtttgtgtccctggtgtagcctctttccgtcatggccctggagactttagcgtacatatttgcattcctttttttggaacatagttctgctgaaacagactcgtctccccaacatgctatgagatccagtacctctcgttcGTACCTTGCTGGAGCTTGTTTGCAAATCTGGGACTGCGTGATCTCCTGTGATGGTtgactctgcatggtcgcctgtgatggtggactgtgctaaCAGTCACCTATGCtgctggtgaccaaacaggaaatgaaattcaaaagtttccagGGCTTTTCCTGCTCACCTGgttagtgcatcggagttgagagtgttgtacagagcggtcacaagggagcattctgggatagctcccggaggccaataacattgAATTGTGTCAACAATACCTTTAACTTGGGATTGTGATCTCGATTTAAGTGCTATTCCACTTgtcaaggtggagtacagaaattgatttaaagagccttttaaattgaaaaagtcggtttggtcatgtggatggaaactttttttttttcaaactaactcagctaattctgaaataacagactagtgtagaccagagcttaGACTTTCCTCTGAATCAGGTGGTACTGGCCACTATCAGGGACAGAGTACTGGACTGGATAGTCCAAACGTCTTACCCAGTTAGAAAGTTCCTATGACAAACAGATGCTGTCAAATAAAATTACAATGAATGTTGCACCCATGTCAACTCAAATgcatttaatttagttttaattacTCATTATTAAAGCTGgccaaaaatgaaaattatattttagtGGGAAATGTCAAGGTTTTGTTTTCATAGAAACATCCCATAATATTGCTTTTGGATGGAGTGCTGGGCAAATAAATGAAACTGGAGACTGAAAAGCATTTGCTTTTCAATAAACTTCTCTAGtaaaaatgccagtttatagTACATATGTTCTAGTTTTGGGAAAAGATTGAAATCTTTCCCCCCGAAACCTGAAAAAGTACACCAAAGAGTTTTCCATGGCCAGGTTTTCATAAAACCAAACCCCCAACAACTTCCCACCACCAACAAACAAAAACCGTAGAAAAGACAGGAGCGGAAAGACAGCCCCAGGGAATGACTTTTCCAAGGTAACACAACAGGTCAGCAACAGGGCTAGGAATTGATGCCAGATGTCTGGAGTACAGTCCTGTGGTCCCGCAGTGTTTGCCTCACAATTTTTCCTCTAGACCCTGCTGCCTCGTTGGAAAtgtgattattttaatttttgaaaactcTTCAGGGAAGTAGAGGGCAAGAGAAATGAACTGTTGCCGCTGGGCTATTGAGGGCGCCAGGGAGTGAGTCCCCAAGCACTTAGAAAACAGACATGGATAAATCACCTTCCTGCAGCACAAAAGTTTTGAACACACAGCTCATCCAGAGACAGCACAGATCTCAGTTTATTTCCAGCAGCTCAGCCTCCGTGCGGTGGGGGAACAGCCTCTCATAATACAGGGATGGGGCATTAGATAGAAAGTTTGGCGGATAGAGCAGTGTGTATGGGGCTAGAGAGAGAGGAGTAACCAATTGCTGTATCTAGCTGGAGGAGAAAAGACATCTCAGTCTGGGAAGATTCTGCACAGACCAGCACCATAAATTTGCTCTTGCAATTAAATATATTTGGGAGTTACACAGTGGCACTTTAAGGATGAAATTGTAAGTGATAGATGTTTTTTCCAGAGTTTCACTCTTAGCTCAATTAGggcatgggaaactgagacagaccaAAGCATTTCCCTTAGGAAAGAGAGGGCAGAatatccgtgcctcagtttcctctgtgGAGAATGCGGGGAATTAATCAAATTGAcgcacatatttattttttttagaatggATTGAGGAGTTTACATTAAAATTGTCCAAAAATTGTGACAAAAACTATCAGCTCATTGTTActtttctctctgtatatattaGCTTGTTGTTATTGCTGTCTATCTATTTGTACTTCACTCTCTCTGTTAGTTTGTTTTTCTCTATTTATCTCTTAGCTTGTCTTACTTCTGTGTTTCTCTCTCGCTCTCAGTATCTATGGTTTTTCTCACTTCTGTCTCGCTGTTAGTTTGCTGTTACATGTCTCCCCCCCTCAGTTTGTATCTAGTTCTCACGCGCTTTCTCTGTTTCTGTGTTTATGGTTATTTCTGTCTATTCAATTGTTTCAAGGGCACTTGAGTCAAATGTACTAAAATAGTGgtgactaggagccaggactcctgggttctatccacaGCCCTGGAAAAGGAAGTGAGTTCTAATGGGTAAGAGTAGTGAGGACTGAGAGTCAGAACTCCTGAGTTTTATGTGTGGCTCTGAGAGGAAGTTGAGTCCAGTGAGTAGACGAGAGGAGTCAGAATGAGGGGGTTCTATTTCTGTCTCTCAGAAGTACTGTGGGACAAGCACCCCTCATAACTTGAAGctgagtggttagggcacttagaTGGCCTGTGACAAACTAAGATTCAATTCCTCTCTCTGACTGATGATAAAAAGTGATTTGAATTCCCACTTTACACTAGAGTGCCTGCACCGCTGGGCTATGGgctgtctcagtctctcctgttcagggtgaccagacaaaaagtgtgaaaaatcaggacagagggttggaggtaataggagcctatataagaaaaagacccaataattgggactatccctataaaattggaacatcttgTCACTCTTCTCCCGTTGTAGTTGCTCCATTTTCTATGAATAATgaaatagtcattggagcagggtcTTGAACTTGGCTCTTCCAGACCGCAAGTGAGTGCCCCAAGTACCACACTGGAGAATCACTCTCATGCACATTTGCTAGCCCAATGACTCTCCATTGTTAATCGCAGCAGTCATTCCTGATGGCAGTGGAAAGTCACTGGGAAAGATGGTAAGAGACAGTCTGATGTAGTGGTTTGTGGAGGGAACTGGGAGTCATCATACCTCACTTGtgttcccagttctgggagggagaTGAGTCCAGTGGGTAGAGTGAGAACTCCTGGTCTGTATTTCCATCTCCAGGAGGCTTGTTGCATTTAGTGGGTTATACCAGGGggcaaactgggagtcaggactcctgggttctcctccaagctctgggagggtgttGAGTAGAGTGGTAAGAGTATCAGGAGGGGAACCAGAAGGTGTGTCTCCCGCAGCAAGGATGGAAATCAGGCTAAAATGGGGGACGTAGCATCGGAACTCCTGAGCTGTATTCCTGACTTGAGTTTACTGCACAATTCTGGCTGGGTTTGGTCTTCTCCATGTGAGATAGTGCTCCCATTAGAGCAGTTTAAATGGGTGATAATTCCATGGTATGCAGTGAAATTACCCCACATTCGCAGCAGTGCTCTGACAACAGAATTGGGATAGCGAGACCCCCAGTTCCCCTCAGTAAACTGAGGATAGTAACATTTATAACCTGTTATCCAGAGATCACGCACATCTGGCAGACAGAGGTATACAAATACCTCAAAAGCAATAGTTCCTATTTCTCCTCTCcatcaccctggtgtaaatcaggagtaactccactagaATCCATTGAGCTGATTCTACTTTGTCTCACCCCAGTGTAaaacaggagtaactccattaaagtcagtggggctgTTTCCCCCATCCTCATTCCCATATTACACCAATCTTCATACGCTAAAGGTCTGACTCAATGAAATTAAGGTGTTTTTTAGAAAGGAGAGTTATTTTACTGATCTAATGCTGGCCCTtgctcttttccctccctccGCAGACATCACACAATgtcctgagaaagaaaatgtcaaaCCGAACCACCAtgaccgagttccttctcctgggattttctgaagttcaggagctgcagattttgcactttgtggtgtttctagtgatttacCTTGCAGCCCTGATGGGGAATCTTCTTATCTTCATGGCCATAGCCTTCGACCATCACCTTCAAGCCCcaatgtacttcttcctgattaATCTGTCCGTCTTAGACCTTGGCTCTATCTCTGTCATTGTCCCCAAATCCATGACCAACTCCCTCATGAACATCAGGTCCATTTCCTATTCTGGATGTGTTGCCCGAGTCTTATTCCTCCTCTTCTTGGTGGGAGTGGATTTTTCCATTCTCACCGTGATGGTGTATAACCGATATGTcaccatctgccaaccactgcactatgagacaATAATGAACAgcagagcttgtgtccaaatggtagctggtgcctggatcagTGGGATTCTCTACTCTGGGCTACACACTGGGAACACATTTGCATTGaccttctgtggaggcaacatggtggatcagttcttctgtgaaatctcCCAGCTGCTGAAGCTCACCTGTTCTGTCTCATATCTGAGTGAAACTGGGGTTCTTGCATTTAGTGTGTGTTTAGTCTTAgactgctttgtttttatcattttgttgtatgttcagatcttcaaatcaGTTCTCAAGATCCcctgtgagcagggccagcataaAGCCCTATCTacctgccttcctcacctcactgtggtctccttgtttgttttcactggggcctttgcctacctgaaacccacctccagctccccatCTACTCTGGGTCTTGTGGTGGCAATTATCTATTCCGTATTGCCACCAATCATGAATGCAATCATCTATAGCATGAGGAACAAAGAGATCAAAGCTGCCCTGAGGAGACTGACTGGCTATAAATAATTCATCAAGAATTAGTTTTCTGTCTTTCTCTAATTAAAGTTTGCTTATGTAGTATCTGTTCACTAATTTCAGTTATTTCCATGACCACACAGCTTGCACACAACCAGGTCTGATTTTGACCTCAATTGCACCAATGCAAATCCAGATTTACTCCGCTCTTGCCATTGCCACTggagtgatttacaccagtagaaaATCTGGGGCAGTTGTGGTATAAATGGGTGTAAATTTTGTGCAAGAGAGGAATCAGACTTTCATTCTGTGCCAAAACAATGCCTGTTACACTATTTGGTCACTTGCACCCGTTCCATGGCCAGTGAAAACAATGATGGGTGTTGTCTTGCTTGTGtgtataaatcaggagtggctTCGTTGGAACCAAAGGAGTCAGACTGATGTAAGACTGGGGTAGGTGAGAGAAGACATTTCAGGTAGATCTTCAACAcatcagtgtagttccattgactctgGGGGCGCTAAAACAATTTGCGGCATCTGACCTATGGCCTCCAAAGGAGCTGTATATCCATTGCCACTATCTGGGGAGTGGGCCCATTGTCTTATAAAGCACCATTCATGGCCTAACTAATGAGAGGCGGACAAGAAGCCAGCCTATGTCAGTCTGGCTCATGTGTACATTCAGGCGTGTGAGAGATGGAGAGACTGGCTAGAAATTacaggaaggtttctaaccaccagtggggtgaggttctggagcagcctcccaatgGGAGTTGTGAGGGGCAAATCACAAAATTTGTTTTAAGAGAAACTGAACAGATGTCTGAGTGGGATTGTATGACGGGGCTGCTTGTGATTTTGGGGGGCAGAATTCAGCAACATTGGGGATTACTTGAAGGgcatgtcttatgttcctaaaagctcatgcttcagggattcatctggccactgtcaggggtcaggaagggattcctgTCCCTGACCGTGTATTCcaggaggtttttttttaaatctctgaagCATTGGGCAGCCCTGGTTGGAAATGGGACATTGGGTGGGATGTGCCAAGGCTCTGACCTGACACTGAGCCATTCTCTCTTTCTCGGATTCTTGCCTGGCTGgttcttacccacatgctcagggtctaactgatcaccat contains:
- the LOC115641078 gene encoding olfactory receptor 14A16-like, which codes for MGNLLIFMAIAFDHHLQAPMYFFLINLSVLDLGSISVIVPKSMTNSLMNIRSISYSGCVARVLFLLFLVGVDFSILTVMVYNRYVTICQPLHYETIMNSRACVQMVAGAWISGILYSGLHTGNTFALTFCGGNMVDQFFCEISQLLKLTCSVSYLSETGVLAFSVCLVLDCFVFIILLYVQIFKSVLKIPCEQGQHKALSTCLPHLTVVSLFVFTGAFAYLKPTSSSPSTLGLVVAIIYSVLPPIMNAIIYSMRNKEIKAALRRLTGYK